CCTCGGCCAAGATCATCGGGATTGTCGTCATGACCATGGGGCGGCTTGAGGTGATGGTCATATTTGCGGTCTTGAACCTGCGCTACTGGATGACCCGATAGTTCGCGGCGACCCGTTTGAATTTGTTTGCGGTCATGATTATGTGTACCAAATCAATATTTTGACGCGAATTTTCTACTCCCGGTCGACTGGTAAATTGATGCCGAGCGCCGCGATTGCGCAGCCGCTGCGGGACAAATCAAGTGTTTACAAACACCCGCAACAATGATCTGGTGCGATACATTCGAACGAGCGAATTTCTGTCAGCGGCAAACAATATAATTTGTATGTCTCAGGGAGTAAAATTGTTCGGAGCTTGACGTAACTGCAGGCTTTACAGCTGGCTCCGTTTTCAGTCAGAATACGAGCGTTACGAACGGGATCTGAACGGGTGCGGTAATGACCTGCGTAGCGCGGGCAATAAAAAGACGGATATAAGGCGCAATGGCGGAGCGTTCACAAAACCTGCAGGATCTATTTCTCAACACGGTTCGGAAGCAGAAGATTTCCCTGACGATCTTTTTGATCAACGGGGTGAAGCTGACCGGCGTGGTGACGTCATTTGACAATTTCTGCGTGCTGTTGCGCCGCGATGGCCACTCGCAGCTTGTCTATAAACACGCAATCTCCACCATCATGCCCAGCCAGCCTGTGCAGATGTTCGAGAACGAGGACGCCGCTGAAGGCGCCTGACGGGAAAACGCACATAGAAACTGTTGATAGTTCCGGAAATTTCCACGACGCGGACAGCAAGTCCATCGTCACCCGCGCGATCGTGCTCATCCCGACCTTGCGCACGCGCAATGCTGCGCCCGGCAGCGGCCCCGATGGTGGCAATGTCGCCAAGCGACCGGACAGCCACCGACTGGGCGAAGCGGTCGGCCTGGCTGGCGCCATCGAGCTCGAGGTTGCCGAAGCGCTGATCGTGCCGATATCCGATCCTCGGCCTTCTACCTTGTTCGGCAAGGGCAAGATGCTCGAGATGAAGGCGCTGATCGATTCGACCGATTCGCAACTGGTCATCGTCGATCATCCGCTGACGCCGGTACAGCAGCGCAATCTGGAGAAGGAATGGGCGGTCAAGGTGATCGACCGTACCGGCCTGATCCTGGAAATCTTCGGTCGCCGTGCCTCCACCAAGGAAGGCGTGTTGCAGGTCGAACTCGCCCATCTCAATTACCAAAAAGGCCGGCTGGTCCGCAGCTGGACCCACCTTGAACGTCAGCGTGGCGGCGGCGGCTTCATGGGTGGCCCCGGAGAAACTCAGATCGAGGCCGATAGGCGCCTGCTGCAGGAGCGCATCATCAAGCTTGAGCGAGAGCTCGAACAGGTGCGCCGCACACGGCAGTTGCACCGCGCCAAGCGCAAGAAGGTGCCGCATCCGATCGTGGCCCTTGTCGGCTACACTAATGCCGGCAAATCGACCCTGTTCAACCGGCTGACCGGTGCAGAGGTGCTGGCCGAAGACATGCTGTTTGCCACGCTCGATCCGACGCTGCGCCGGATGAAGCTGCCGCATGGCGCCACGGTGATCCTGTCGGACACGGTGGGCTTCATTTCCAATCTGCCGACGCATCTGGTCGCAGCTTTCCGCGCTACGCTCGAAGAGGTTGTGGAAGCTGACCTGATCCTGCATGTGCGCGACATGTCCGATCCCGACCGCAATTCCCAGGCCACGGATGTCGAGGCGATCCTGAAAAGTCTTGGTGTCGGCGAGGAAAAGCCCGGCCAGATGCTGGAAGTCTGGAACAAGGTGGATCTGCTCGACGACGATGCCGCGGACGCGCTCCGCACCCGCGCGGCTTCCGGCGAGGCGATCGTGGTCTCGGCCTTGAAAGGCGAGGGCGTCGACACGCTGCTGACTGCGGTCGAATCGCGCATTTCAGGTGAACTTGTCACCCGAACGGTGCGGCTCGGTACCCAGCAATTGCAGGTGATGTCCTGGATTTATGACCGGGGCAGGGTCAAGGACCGGATCGATCACGAAGACGGCTCGGTTGAGGTCACCGCCGAATTCACGGCTGCCGACAGCCTCGATCTCGACCGGCAACTGGGCTTGGGCCCGAAGCCCGCCGACG
This DNA window, taken from Hoeflea algicola, encodes the following:
- the hflX gene encoding GTPase HflX, with protein sequence METVDSSGNFHDADSKSIVTRAIVLIPTLRTRNAAPGSGPDGGNVAKRPDSHRLGEAVGLAGAIELEVAEALIVPISDPRPSTLFGKGKMLEMKALIDSTDSQLVIVDHPLTPVQQRNLEKEWAVKVIDRTGLILEIFGRRASTKEGVLQVELAHLNYQKGRLVRSWTHLERQRGGGGFMGGPGETQIEADRRLLQERIIKLERELEQVRRTRQLHRAKRKKVPHPIVALVGYTNAGKSTLFNRLTGAEVLAEDMLFATLDPTLRRMKLPHGATVILSDTVGFISNLPTHLVAAFRATLEEVVEADLILHVRDMSDPDRNSQATDVEAILKSLGVGEEKPGQMLEVWNKVDLLDDDAADALRTRAASGEAIVVSALKGEGVDTLLTAVESRISGELVTRTVRLGTQQLQVMSWIYDRGRVKDRIDHEDGSVEVTAEFTAADSLDLDRQLGLGPKPADDWDD
- the hfq gene encoding RNA chaperone Hfq, which gives rise to MAERSQNLQDLFLNTVRKQKISLTIFLINGVKLTGVVTSFDNFCVLLRRDGHSQLVYKHAISTIMPSQPVQMFENEDAAEGA